A single window of Pseudomonas lijiangensis DNA harbors:
- a CDS encoding peptide ABC transporter ATP-binding protein, with protein sequence MSVVLTARDLTRHYEVSRGLFKGTALVRALNGVSFELEAGKTLAVVGESGCGKSTLARALTLIEEPSSGSLKIAGQEVAGASKAERKQLRKDVQMVFQSPYASLNPRQKVGDQLGEPLLINTDLSRTERREKVQAMMSQVGLRPEHYHRYPHMFSGGQRQRIALARAMMLQPKVLVADEPTSALDVSIQAQVLNLFMDLQQEFNTAYVFISHNLSVVRHVADTVLVMYLGRPAEMGPKEEIYNRPLHPYTQALLSATPTIHPDPLKPKIKIVGELPNPLDPPSGCAFHKRCPYATERCSKEIPELRAVDNRQVACHYAEQFVAA encoded by the coding sequence ATGAGCGTCGTACTTACCGCCCGCGACCTTACCCGTCATTACGAAGTCTCTCGCGGCCTGTTCAAGGGCACTGCACTGGTGCGTGCCCTCAACGGCGTGTCCTTTGAGCTGGAAGCGGGCAAGACACTGGCTGTAGTCGGTGAATCCGGCTGCGGAAAATCCACCCTGGCCCGTGCCCTGACGCTGATCGAAGAGCCATCGTCCGGCTCCCTGAAAATCGCCGGGCAGGAAGTCGCAGGGGCCAGCAAGGCTGAGCGCAAGCAATTGCGCAAAGACGTGCAGATGGTGTTCCAGAGCCCTTATGCCTCCCTCAACCCCCGGCAGAAAGTCGGTGACCAGTTGGGCGAGCCGCTGCTGATCAACACTGACCTCAGCCGTACCGAACGCCGGGAAAAGGTTCAGGCGATGATGAGTCAGGTGGGCCTGCGTCCTGAGCATTACCATCGCTACCCGCACATGTTCTCCGGTGGTCAGCGTCAGCGTATCGCCCTGGCCCGCGCCATGATGCTGCAACCCAAGGTGCTGGTGGCCGATGAGCCGACTTCGGCGCTGGATGTGTCGATCCAGGCACAGGTGCTGAACCTGTTCATGGACCTGCAGCAGGAGTTCAATACCGCCTACGTGTTCATCTCCCACAACCTGTCGGTGGTGCGTCACGTGGCCGACACGGTACTGGTGATGTATCTGGGACGGCCTGCGGAAATGGGGCCGAAGGAAGAGATCTACAATCGTCCTCTGCACCCTTACACCCAGGCGCTGCTCTCGGCGACACCGACCATTCACCCGGACCCGCTGAAACCGAAGATCAAGATCGTCGGCGAGCTTCCTAACCCGCTCGACCCGCCAAGCGGCTGCGCCTTCCACAAGCGCTGCCCCTACGCGACCGAGCGCTGCTCCAAGGAAATACCCGAGTTACGGGCGGTTGATAACCGTCAGGTAGCCTGTCATTACGCCGAGCAGTTTGTGGCGGCGTAA
- a CDS encoding DUF3472 domain-containing protein: protein MTEKTESNNNASSGDVPTSGPSVASFYKETTAELIYVEQCVPSAGDNIHIYWSGCNFNFGPRGGYAGIQHQNNVLIDGQIFTYNNICSIWDLADSPGKPEVSLDYGLKGLHTKHFGGEGTGLHTSHPMPWTPGQWYGMVIRRWFIPGESVTHMGMFMYSYTHDRWTHYMSASIPDGDISFTSAHNSGFLERFSGNALGYFGIYGQNFRMSKDGTWQKPTHYVATAGGDPHTWNAMLVGSGDTPGTANIKLIAGGYFNNDKTSIHLEPNQFDDKPKVVKASRVDWLQATYLGSVAAVRVEWGVPDTSPPQLSYRIEIRKDGSSTVIASNSNTRPEQRDATFQTGTLAPGSYSATLAITNIFNLGAMHYSTSFSVS from the coding sequence ATGACAGAGAAAACCGAATCGAACAATAACGCCAGCAGTGGAGACGTCCCCACTTCCGGTCCATCGGTGGCCTCCTTCTACAAAGAAACCACAGCCGAGCTGATATACGTAGAACAGTGTGTGCCGTCAGCAGGAGACAACATCCACATTTACTGGTCTGGCTGTAATTTTAATTTCGGCCCCAGAGGGGGCTACGCAGGCATTCAGCATCAAAACAATGTGCTGATCGATGGGCAAATCTTTACCTATAACAACATCTGCTCGATATGGGATCTCGCAGACAGCCCGGGGAAACCTGAGGTCAGTCTGGACTATGGACTCAAGGGCTTGCATACCAAGCACTTCGGCGGCGAGGGCACCGGCCTGCATACCTCCCACCCCATGCCCTGGACCCCAGGTCAGTGGTACGGCATGGTGATAAGACGGTGGTTCATTCCCGGAGAAAGTGTGACGCACATGGGGATGTTCATGTACTCGTATACCCATGACCGCTGGACGCACTACATGTCAGCCTCCATACCCGATGGAGATATCTCTTTTACATCGGCGCACAACAGCGGGTTTCTTGAACGCTTTTCAGGCAACGCGCTTGGCTATTTCGGCATCTACGGCCAGAACTTCAGAATGAGCAAAGACGGCACATGGCAAAAACCGACCCATTACGTAGCGACTGCCGGGGGTGATCCACACACATGGAATGCAATGCTGGTAGGCAGCGGAGACACTCCCGGAACGGCCAATATCAAACTCATCGCCGGCGGCTACTTCAACAATGACAAAACCTCCATCCACCTTGAACCCAATCAGTTCGACGACAAACCAAAAGTCGTCAAGGCATCGCGGGTAGATTGGCTCCAGGCCACTTATCTCGGGTCAGTTGCCGCCGTGCGGGTGGAATGGGGAGTGCCCGATACATCGCCGCCACAACTGAGTTACCGGATCGAAATTCGTAAAGATGGATCAAGCACGGTCATCGCATCCAACTCAAACACTCGGCCAGAACAGAGAGATGCCACGTTCCAGACTGGAACACTGGCTCCGGGCAGTTACAGCGCCACACTGGCCATCACCAATATTTTCAATCTGGGTGCAATGCACTACTCGACGTCATTCAGTGTCTCCTGA
- a CDS encoding osmoprotectant ABC transporter ATP-binding protein OsmV: MIELQNLTKTFTSNGKDVKAVDSVSLTVNEGEICVFLGPSGCGKSTTLKMINRLIVPTSGKVLINGEDTTDLDEVTLRRNIGYVIQQIGLFPNMTIEENIVVVPKLLGWDKKRCHDRARELMNMIKLEPKQYLHRYPRELSGGQQQRIGVIRALAAEAPVLLMDEPFGAVDPINREMIQNEFFEMQRALNKTVIMVSHDIDEALKLGDKIAIFRAGKLLQIDHPDTLLAHPADEFVSNFVGQDSTLKRLLLVKAEDAADNAPSVSPETPVADALEAMDENDRRYIVVTDGDNKALGYVRRRDLHRQQGTCAQFLREFNATAAYDEHLRILLSRMYEFNRAWLPVLDAERVFLGEVTQESIAAYLSSGRSRGMKTSIVSPAEVAAEALS; the protein is encoded by the coding sequence ATGATCGAACTTCAGAATCTGACCAAAACCTTCACCTCCAACGGCAAAGACGTCAAAGCCGTGGACTCGGTAAGTCTGACCGTCAATGAAGGTGAGATCTGCGTCTTCCTCGGGCCTTCGGGTTGCGGCAAGAGCACCACGCTGAAAATGATCAACCGCCTGATCGTGCCGACCTCCGGCAAGGTGCTGATCAACGGCGAAGACACTACCGATCTGGACGAAGTGACCCTGCGTCGCAACATCGGTTACGTGATCCAGCAGATCGGCCTGTTCCCGAACATGACCATCGAGGAAAACATCGTGGTCGTGCCCAAGCTGCTCGGCTGGGACAAGAAACGCTGCCACGACCGTGCCCGCGAACTGATGAACATGATCAAGCTTGAGCCCAAGCAGTATCTGCATCGCTATCCGCGTGAGCTGTCCGGTGGTCAGCAGCAGCGTATCGGCGTGATTCGCGCCCTGGCGGCCGAAGCGCCGGTGTTGCTGATGGACGAGCCGTTCGGTGCAGTCGACCCGATCAACCGCGAGATGATCCAGAACGAGTTCTTCGAGATGCAGCGTGCGTTGAACAAGACCGTGATCATGGTCAGCCACGACATCGACGAAGCCCTCAAGCTGGGTGACAAGATTGCGATCTTCCGGGCGGGCAAACTGCTGCAGATTGACCATCCGGACACCTTGCTGGCGCACCCGGCTGACGAGTTCGTCAGCAACTTCGTCGGCCAGGACAGCACCCTCAAGCGCCTGCTGCTGGTCAAGGCCGAAGACGCCGCCGACAACGCCCCGTCGGTGAGCCCTGAAACTCCGGTGGCCGATGCGCTGGAAGCGATGGACGAAAACGACCGTCGTTACATCGTCGTCACCGACGGCGATAACAAGGCGCTGGGTTACGTGCGCCGTCGCGACCTGCATCGTCAGCAGGGAACCTGTGCCCAGTTCCTGCGCGAGTTCAACGCCACGGCCGCCTACGACGAGCACTTGCGCATCCTGCTGTCGCGCATGTACGAGTTCAACCGCGCCTGGCTGCCGGTGCTGGATGCCGAGCGGGTGTTCCTGGGTGAAGTGACGCAAGAGTCGATTGCCGCTTACCTGAGTTCCGGCCGTTCACGTGGCATGAAGACCAGCATTGTGTCGCCGGCGGAAGTGGCGGCGGAAGCGTTGAGCTGA
- a CDS encoding alpha-xenorhabdolysin family binary toxin subunit A — MTALLERLASADNTTGDPVTDEAVKAPEVFFNVSSGNDSEVQRTPGLILTKQQIVNLKQYELVGLALPTDIDAVISYLGYSSGAGAGLEPEDFLKSYRIVHTHAKRWSPLRTQLLTVGDKLKLFAGEMLVYGTSMDDIYNDIKSGAIVEQFDIKTPEDVKRLKLELGDKFPGIELSDGDKETAKDIGFYLSEILNKVKKSQEDAQGIKEELEKFGLDLALYVTPEIQRKVIAIDNSSLPADVTKLNDSIERRAKDIDEKNKEYKAAVERSLGSVSKLNIAGLALGIYFGVEAEGVRKARNELISQQTRDIDELQLKNKILGSLNRVKFDLQNLVTVVIDADIATKNLITVWNKLYIFIETSAQSSAEINDALSLRVFMNRFRKVVQPWKTIEQDSDALLNVFKEADEEFKRIYGK, encoded by the coding sequence ATGACCGCATTACTTGAAAGATTAGCCTCTGCTGACAACACCACCGGAGACCCGGTCACCGACGAAGCAGTCAAGGCACCGGAAGTATTCTTTAATGTTTCTTCGGGTAATGACTCCGAGGTTCAACGCACACCGGGCCTGATACTGACCAAGCAGCAGATCGTCAACCTCAAACAATATGAACTGGTCGGCCTGGCATTACCCACAGATATTGACGCCGTCATTTCCTATCTGGGCTACAGCAGTGGTGCCGGTGCGGGGCTCGAGCCTGAAGACTTTCTGAAAAGTTATAGAATTGTGCATACGCATGCGAAGCGCTGGAGCCCACTGCGCACCCAGTTACTGACGGTAGGCGACAAACTGAAACTGTTTGCCGGAGAGATGCTGGTTTACGGCACGAGCATGGACGATATTTATAACGATATCAAAAGTGGGGCTATCGTAGAACAGTTCGACATCAAGACACCGGAAGATGTAAAGCGACTGAAGTTGGAGCTGGGTGATAAATTTCCGGGGATCGAGCTGAGCGACGGTGACAAGGAAACCGCAAAAGATATCGGATTCTACCTCTCCGAGATACTGAACAAGGTCAAGAAAAGCCAGGAAGACGCTCAGGGCATCAAGGAGGAGCTGGAAAAATTCGGCCTGGATCTTGCGCTTTATGTCACGCCAGAGATTCAGCGCAAGGTCATCGCAATCGATAACAGTTCATTGCCTGCTGATGTCACAAAGCTGAATGATAGTATCGAGCGCAGAGCAAAGGATATCGATGAAAAGAACAAGGAATACAAGGCAGCTGTTGAAAGATCTCTGGGATCGGTCAGCAAACTGAATATTGCCGGCCTTGCACTGGGCATCTACTTTGGTGTTGAAGCTGAAGGTGTTCGTAAAGCAAGAAACGAACTGATTTCACAACAAACCCGAGATATCGATGAACTGCAGCTAAAAAACAAGATTCTTGGCTCATTGAACAGAGTCAAGTTTGATCTGCAGAATCTCGTGACCGTCGTGATTGACGCAGATATCGCAACCAAAAACCTGATCACTGTCTGGAACAAACTATACATATTCATTGAAACCTCAGCACAGTCGTCCGCCGAAATCAATGACGCCCTGTCACTTCGAGTATTCATGAATCGTTTCAGAAAAGTTGTACAACCATGGAAGACCATCGAACAGGACTCCGATGCGTTACTTAACGTATTCAAAGAGGCTGACGAAGAATTCAAACGGATTTATGGAAAATAA
- a CDS encoding PepSY domain-containing protein — protein sequence MKKVLFQVHWFFGITAGLVLALMGITGALYSFEDEILDALNPDVLLVQERAATLPAPELVRRLETATGLKVAILRVQTTGNRVAQVYFTPEPGQRRGPKRNFDPYTGEIRGNGVGEGFFDFVLNLHRYLAAGEVGKQITAACTLILVFFCLSGLYLRWPRKALDWRVWLTMDWAKKGRSFNWDLHSIFGTWCLLFYLLFAVTGLNWSYDWFSNGMNRLLADPSPVEQGKVEKRAQPAGPLVVDYDAVWASIQEVAGPELGSYNLRLPANGGQPATVFYLLKSSPHPRAFGTINLDPATGKVNFVSRYEEKSLGAQLLTSNYALHVGSYFGLGGRIVMTAASLMMPLFFITGWLLYLDRRRKKREIRNARGGLADSSGNDAASWLIGFASQSGFAEQLAWQTAGQLQSAGLPVRVQSLGNLTEQDLRQSQHAVFVVSTFGDGEAPDSARGFERKLLGSPLALHHLNYAVLALGDRQYQHFCGFAHRLHGWLTERGGNTLFAPVEVDSADPVALQHWQQQLGLVTGSKPSTLWQAPVFESWTLTRRELLNPGSSGSKVFLLDLTAPDAANWQAGDLVEVLPRNSEAAIEHFLSGLGLAPDTPVSVDGLQETLAQALASRQLPQHRAHLVGMHAQALIDALVPLAAREYSIASIAADGVLQLIVRQALHPDGSLGMGSGWLTEHVALEGAVSLRLRRNSSFHLPVEPVPLILLGNGTGLAGLRSLLKARIAQGQSRNWLLFGERNEAHDFYCAGELQGWLACGDLQRLDLAFSRDQAQKIYVQDRLREAADELRAWLDQGAAIYVCGSLEGMASGVDQVLKDVLGEQAVAELVEQGRYRRDVY from the coding sequence CTGAAGAAGGTTCTGTTTCAGGTTCATTGGTTCTTCGGAATTACGGCGGGTCTGGTGCTGGCCTTGATGGGCATTACCGGCGCGCTGTATTCGTTCGAGGACGAGATTCTCGACGCACTCAACCCCGATGTCCTGCTGGTCCAGGAGCGTGCGGCCACCTTGCCTGCGCCCGAGCTGGTGCGCAGGCTCGAAACCGCCACAGGCCTGAAGGTGGCGATTCTTCGTGTCCAGACAACGGGCAATCGCGTTGCACAGGTCTATTTCACGCCTGAGCCAGGTCAGCGACGCGGTCCCAAGCGCAATTTCGATCCTTATACGGGGGAAATCAGAGGCAATGGTGTCGGTGAAGGGTTCTTCGATTTTGTCCTGAATCTGCATCGCTATCTTGCTGCTGGCGAAGTCGGCAAACAGATCACGGCTGCCTGTACCTTGATTCTGGTGTTCTTCTGTCTGTCCGGCCTTTACCTGCGCTGGCCGCGCAAGGCGCTGGACTGGCGCGTCTGGTTGACCATGGATTGGGCGAAGAAGGGGCGCAGTTTCAACTGGGACCTGCACTCGATATTCGGGACCTGGTGCCTGCTGTTTTACCTGTTGTTTGCTGTGACCGGATTGAACTGGTCCTATGACTGGTTCAGCAATGGCATGAACAGGCTGCTGGCCGATCCATCACCTGTCGAGCAGGGCAAAGTCGAGAAACGTGCGCAGCCTGCGGGCCCGCTGGTGGTTGATTACGATGCCGTCTGGGCCAGCATTCAGGAGGTGGCCGGACCTGAACTGGGTTCCTATAACCTGAGATTGCCCGCAAACGGCGGCCAGCCCGCGACGGTGTTCTACCTGCTCAAGAGTTCGCCCCATCCTCGGGCTTTCGGCACGATCAATCTTGATCCGGCCACCGGCAAGGTCAACTTCGTTTCGCGCTATGAAGAAAAGAGTCTGGGTGCTCAGTTGCTGACCAGTAACTATGCCCTGCATGTGGGCAGTTATTTCGGGCTCGGCGGGCGTATTGTCATGACGGCCGCATCGCTGATGATGCCGCTGTTCTTCATCACCGGCTGGTTGCTGTATCTGGACCGTCGCCGCAAGAAACGTGAGATCAGAAATGCTCGCGGCGGTCTGGCGGACAGTTCGGGTAATGACGCAGCATCGTGGTTGATCGGCTTTGCCAGCCAGAGCGGTTTTGCCGAGCAACTGGCCTGGCAGACGGCGGGGCAGCTGCAATCGGCCGGGTTGCCAGTGCGCGTGCAGAGTCTTGGAAACCTGACCGAACAGGACCTGCGCCAAAGCCAGCATGCCGTATTCGTCGTCAGCACCTTTGGCGATGGCGAGGCACCGGACAGCGCTCGTGGCTTCGAGCGTAAATTGCTGGGCAGCCCTCTGGCCCTGCATCACCTGAACTACGCGGTGCTGGCTCTGGGCGATCGGCAGTATCAGCACTTCTGCGGTTTTGCTCATCGCTTGCATGGCTGGCTGACCGAGCGAGGTGGCAACACGCTATTCGCGCCTGTTGAAGTGGACAGCGCCGACCCCGTTGCCCTGCAGCATTGGCAACAACAACTCGGGCTGGTGACCGGCAGCAAACCTTCCACACTCTGGCAGGCTCCGGTGTTCGAGAGCTGGACCCTGACCCGTCGCGAGCTTTTGAACCCGGGTAGCAGTGGCTCGAAAGTCTTTTTGCTGGACCTGACTGCACCTGACGCTGCGAACTGGCAGGCCGGTGATCTGGTCGAGGTGCTGCCGCGCAACAGCGAGGCCGCCATTGAGCATTTCTTGAGCGGCCTGGGTCTGGCGCCGGACACACCGGTCAGCGTGGACGGTTTGCAGGAAACCCTGGCCCAGGCGCTTGCTTCCCGCCAGTTGCCGCAACACCGGGCGCATCTGGTGGGCATGCATGCCCAGGCCTTGATCGATGCTCTGGTGCCGCTGGCCGCACGTGAATACTCCATCGCGTCCATTGCCGCTGATGGTGTGTTGCAACTGATCGTGCGTCAGGCCCTGCATCCCGATGGCAGCCTGGGGATGGGCTCCGGCTGGCTGACCGAGCATGTTGCGCTTGAAGGCGCCGTCAGCCTGCGCCTGCGTCGTAACAGCAGTTTCCATCTGCCGGTCGAACCCGTTCCCCTGATTCTGCTGGGCAACGGCACCGGCCTTGCCGGGCTGCGCAGTCTGCTCAAGGCGCGCATCGCTCAGGGGCAGTCCCGTAACTGGCTGCTGTTTGGCGAACGCAATGAGGCCCATGATTTCTATTGTGCCGGCGAGCTTCAGGGCTGGTTGGCCTGTGGCGATCTGCAGCGCCTGGACCTGGCGTTTTCCCGTGATCAGGCGCAGAAGATTTACGTGCAGGATCGCCTGCGCGAAGCTGCCGACGAGTTGCGTGCATGGCTGGATCAGGGCGCGGCCATTTATGTCTGCGGCAGCCTGGAAGGAATGGCGTCGGGTGTGGATCAGGTATTGAAGGATGTGCTGGGCGAGCAGGCGGTAGCCGAGTTGGTCGAGCAGGGGCGTTACAGGCGAGATGTGTATTGA
- a CDS encoding ABC transporter ATP-binding protein — translation MSLLQIQNLNVRFGDAKAVPVVDGLSLSVEKGEVLAIVGESGSGKSVTMMALMGLIDAPGIITADALNFDGNNLLKLNARQRRRIIGKDLAMVFQDPMTALNPSYTVGFQIEEVLRQHLKLSGKAARQRALELLEKVEIPGAASRLDAYPHQLSGGMSQRVAIAMAIAGEPKLLIADEPTTALDVTIQAQIMDLLLSLQKDQDMALVLITHDLAVVAETAQRVCVMYAGQAVEVGQVPGLFDVPAHPYSEALLAAIPEHSMGAARLATLPGMVPGRYDRPMGCLLSPRCPYAQENCRIQRPALDPKAHSLARCFYPLNQEVA, via the coding sequence ATGTCACTTCTGCAAATCCAGAATCTCAACGTCCGCTTCGGCGACGCCAAGGCCGTTCCCGTTGTGGATGGCCTGTCCCTGAGTGTCGAGAAAGGCGAAGTCCTGGCCATCGTCGGCGAATCCGGGTCCGGCAAGTCCGTGACCATGATGGCGCTGATGGGGCTGATCGACGCTCCCGGCATCATCACCGCCGACGCGCTGAACTTCGACGGCAACAACCTGCTCAAGCTCAATGCCCGTCAACGCCGCCGCATCATCGGCAAGGACCTGGCGATGGTGTTCCAGGACCCGATGACCGCCCTGAACCCCAGCTACACCGTGGGCTTTCAGATCGAAGAAGTCCTGCGCCAACACTTGAAACTGTCCGGCAAGGCTGCCCGTCAGCGAGCGCTGGAACTGCTCGAAAAGGTGGAAATCCCCGGTGCCGCTTCGCGCCTGGATGCCTATCCGCATCAACTGTCCGGCGGCATGAGCCAGCGTGTGGCGATTGCCATGGCCATCGCCGGTGAACCCAAGCTGTTGATTGCCGACGAACCGACCACTGCACTGGACGTCACCATCCAGGCACAAATCATGGACCTGCTGCTGAGCCTGCAAAAGGATCAGGACATGGCTCTGGTGCTGATCACTCACGACCTGGCCGTCGTTGCCGAAACCGCCCAGCGCGTCTGCGTGATGTATGCCGGGCAAGCCGTGGAAGTCGGTCAGGTACCCGGCCTCTTCGATGTCCCGGCTCATCCTTACAGCGAAGCACTGCTGGCGGCGATCCCGGAACACAGCATGGGTGCAGCGCGTCTGGCGACATTGCCCGGCATGGTGCCTGGCCGTTACGACCGCCCGATGGGCTGCCTGCTGTCACCGCGCTGCCCTTACGCCCAGGAAAACTGCCGCATCCAGCGCCCGGCACTGGACCCTAAAGCACACAGTCTGGCTCGTTGCTTCTATCCGTTGAATCAGGAGGTGGCGTGA
- a CDS encoding alpha-xenorhabdolysin family binary toxin subunit B, translating to MNNTISAIDTPLNIKTPDLQAMSNSQNALSSKLVTADILYSKTAYLPNIYQRFKRINNAVIIERQRLGGACMKLRIDIESRIAQLRKYDQELAETKDQDDLNDIQEERVYTLKNATATASAEAVKLANALNEMKEAFSRQQTQEFQTSLEQDVLKATTGINETNTLLASLQEERRVLTEAIDAIESKGFASIAKDTLLTAEKVIALGVQPPQIAVITLAIEQMKATLEYGAEGINFIAMTKRRDSMRERIDKLFEKVNQKEKEKLALTQRIELIACFHAMDDQRTLYVEQYQKIAQTLDSFLAINQAVALDEKEFSRRFINTGLQLASYLQPIR from the coding sequence ATGAATAATACCATCAGCGCCATTGATACCCCCCTGAATATCAAGACACCGGACCTTCAGGCCATGTCCAATAGCCAGAATGCCCTGAGCAGCAAACTGGTCACAGCAGATATTCTTTATTCCAAGACCGCCTACTTGCCCAATATTTATCAACGCTTCAAGCGGATCAATAACGCGGTCATCATTGAACGCCAACGCCTGGGCGGGGCTTGCATGAAGCTCAGGATCGATATCGAGTCCCGAATCGCCCAATTGAGAAAGTACGATCAGGAACTGGCCGAAACCAAGGATCAGGATGATCTCAATGACATTCAGGAAGAACGTGTATACACCCTGAAAAACGCCACGGCCACGGCAAGTGCAGAAGCAGTGAAGCTGGCCAATGCCCTGAACGAGATGAAAGAAGCCTTCAGTCGTCAGCAGACCCAGGAGTTCCAGACAAGCCTTGAACAGGACGTTCTCAAGGCAACAACCGGAATCAACGAGACCAACACACTGCTGGCCAGTCTTCAGGAAGAGCGCCGGGTGTTGACCGAAGCCATCGATGCCATTGAAAGCAAAGGGTTCGCCAGCATTGCCAAGGACACCCTTCTCACGGCAGAGAAAGTCATTGCTCTGGGTGTACAGCCACCCCAAATAGCGGTGATCACCCTGGCAATCGAGCAAATGAAAGCAACTCTGGAATATGGCGCCGAGGGCATCAACTTCATCGCCATGACCAAGCGTCGTGACAGCATGCGCGAGCGAATCGACAAGCTGTTTGAAAAAGTTAACCAGAAGGAGAAGGAAAAGCTGGCGCTGACTCAACGTATCGAGCTGATCGCATGCTTCCACGCCATGGACGATCAACGCACTCTTTACGTCGAGCAATATCAGAAAATCGCCCAAACGCTAGACAGCTTCCTGGCAATCAATCAGGCAGTCGCACTGGATGAAAAAGAGTTCAGCAGGCGCTTCATCAATACCGGGCTGCAACTGGCCAGCTATCTGCAACCCATCCGCTGA
- a CDS encoding type III PLP-dependent enzyme produces MPIKVEDYFSDASFKKIKSFADKQETPFVVIDTQVISQAYDDLRAGFEFAQVYYAVKANPAVEIIDLLKEKGSSFDIASIYELDKVLSRGVGPDRISYGNTIKKSKDIRYFYDKGVRLYATDSEADLRNIAKAAPGSKVYVRILTEGSTTADWPLSRKFGCQTDMAMDLLILARDLGLVPYGISFHVGSQQRDISVWDAAIAKVKVIFERLKEEDGIELKLINMGGGFPANYITRTNSLETYAEEIIRFLKEDFGDDLPEIILEPGRSLIANAGVLVSEVVLVARKSRTAVERWVYTDVGKFSGLIETMDEAIKFPIWTEKKGEMEEVVIAGPTCDSADIMYENYKYGLPLNLAIGDRLYWLSTGAYTTSYSAVEFNGFPPLKSYYV; encoded by the coding sequence ATGCCGATCAAGGTCGAAGACTATTTCTCTGATGCTTCCTTCAAGAAAATCAAGTCGTTCGCTGACAAGCAAGAAACCCCTTTTGTCGTTATCGACACCCAGGTGATCAGCCAGGCCTATGACGACCTGCGCGCCGGTTTTGAATTCGCTCAGGTCTACTACGCGGTCAAGGCCAACCCGGCGGTCGAGATCATCGACCTGCTCAAGGAAAAAGGTTCGAGCTTCGATATCGCTTCGATCTATGAGCTGGACAAGGTGCTGAGCCGTGGCGTCGGCCCGGATCGCATCAGCTATGGCAACACCATCAAGAAGTCCAAGGACATTCGTTACTTCTACGACAAGGGCGTGCGTCTGTACGCGACCGATTCGGAAGCCGACCTGCGCAACATCGCCAAGGCCGCGCCAGGCTCGAAAGTCTACGTGCGTATCCTGACTGAAGGCTCGACCACCGCTGACTGGCCTCTGTCGCGCAAATTCGGCTGCCAGACCGACATGGCCATGGACCTGCTGATTCTGGCTCGTGACCTGGGTCTGGTGCCTTACGGTATCTCCTTCCACGTGGGTTCGCAGCAGCGCGACATCAGTGTCTGGGACGCCGCCATCGCCAAAGTGAAGGTGATCTTCGAGCGTCTGAAAGAAGAAGACGGCATCGAACTCAAGCTGATCAACATGGGTGGTGGCTTCCCGGCCAACTACATCACCCGTACCAACAGCCTGGAAACCTACGCTGAGGAAATCATCCGCTTCCTGAAGGAAGACTTCGGTGATGACCTGCCGGAAATCATTCTGGAGCCGGGCCGTTCCCTGATCGCCAACGCCGGTGTGCTGGTCAGCGAAGTCGTGCTGGTTGCGCGTAAATCGCGTACCGCCGTCGAGCGTTGGGTGTACACGGATGTGGGCAAGTTCTCCGGCCTGATCGAAACCATGGACGAAGCCATCAAGTTCCCGATCTGGACCGAGAAGAAAGGCGAGATGGAAGAAGTGGTCATCGCCGGCCCGACCTGTGACAGCGCCGACATCATGTACGAAAACTACAAGTACGGCTTGCCGTTGAACCTGGCCATTGGTGATCGCCTGTACTGGTTGTCCACCGGTGCCTACACCACCAGCTACAGTGCTGTTGAATTCAACGGCTTCCCGCCGCTGAAGTCGTATTACGTTTAA